A genomic window from Streptomyces sp. MST-110588 includes:
- a CDS encoding IS481 family transposase — MVHRNAPLTETGRLRLARCVVEDNWPLRRAAERFQVSPTTAQRWAERYRRFGEAGMCDRSSRPRTSPRRTPTRTERRIIKVRVLRRWGPARIAGLLRLVPSTVHRVLTRYGLARLAHLDRATGPVIRRYERQRPGELVHVDIKKLGNIPDGGGHKVLGRQTGRKTRSNVGYSYLHTAVDDHSRLAYSEIHTDEKKETATSFWKRAHAFFAECGITVERVLTDNGACYRSHDWQDELARAGITHKRTRPYRPQTNGKVERFNRTLLDEWAYARPYRSEQERRDAFPGWLHTYNHHRGHTALQGKPPASRVPNLTGQYT, encoded by the coding sequence GTGGTCCACCGTAATGCACCCCTGACCGAGACAGGCCGCCTGCGTCTGGCTCGCTGCGTGGTCGAGGACAACTGGCCCCTCAGGCGCGCCGCGGAACGCTTCCAGGTCTCGCCGACGACAGCCCAGCGGTGGGCTGAGCGCTACCGGCGGTTCGGTGAGGCCGGGATGTGCGACCGCTCCTCCCGCCCGCGCACAAGCCCGCGCCGCACCCCCACCCGCACCGAGCGCCGCATCATCAAGGTTCGTGTCCTGCGCCGCTGGGGACCAGCCCGCATCGCGGGCCTGCTGCGGCTGGTGCCCTCGACCGTGCACCGCGTGCTGACTCGCTACGGCCTGGCCCGCCTCGCGCATCTGGACCGGGCAACCGGCCCTGTCATACGCCGCTACGAACGCCAACGGCCAGGCGAACTGGTCCACGTCGACATCAAGAAACTCGGCAACATCCCCGACGGCGGCGGACACAAGGTCCTGGGCCGGCAGACAGGCCGAAAGACCCGCTCGAACGTCGGCTACAGCTACTTGCACACCGCCGTCGACGACCACTCCCGCCTGGCCTACAGCGAGATCCACACCGACGAGAAGAAGGAAACAGCCACCAGCTTCTGGAAGCGGGCCCACGCTTTCTTCGCCGAGTGCGGCATCACCGTCGAGCGGGTGCTGACCGACAACGGCGCCTGCTACCGCTCACACGACTGGCAAGACGAGCTGGCCCGGGCCGGGATCACGCACAAACGCACCCGGCCCTACCGGCCCCAGACCAATGGCAAGGTCGAACGCTTCAACCGCACGCTGCTGGACGAGTGGGCCTACGCCCGCCCCTACCGCTCGGAGCAGGAACGACGCGACGCCTTCCCCGGCTGGCTCCACACCTACAATCACCACCGCGGCCACACCGCGCTGCAAGGGAAACCACCCGCCAGCCGCGTCCCCAACCTCACGGGCCAGTACACCTAG
- a CDS encoding type I phosphomannose isomerase catalytic subunit, producing MNWYPLRLSTPVKQHVFGGRAIPERLGRAGLPDGPVAETWEVSDVEGNGARVLDGALAGRTLRELTQEHPDELVGPGRRGPRFPLLTKFIDAHHPLPVHLHPDDTAAREH from the coding sequence GTGAACTGGTATCCACTGCGGCTGAGCACACCGGTCAAGCAGCATGTCTTCGGCGGCCGGGCCATCCCCGAGCGGCTCGGCCGGGCCGGGCTGCCCGACGGTCCGGTGGCCGAGACCTGGGAGGTCAGCGACGTCGAGGGAAATGGCGCGCGGGTGCTCGACGGCGCCCTGGCGGGCCGTACGCTGCGAGAGCTCACCCAGGAGCACCCCGATGAGCTGGTCGGCCCCGGGCGGCGCGGGCCGCGCTTTCCGCTGCTGACCAAGTTCATCGACGCCCACCATCCGCTCCCGGTGCATCTGCACCCCGACGACACCGCCGCCCGCGAGCACTAG
- a CDS encoding maleylpyruvate isomerase N-terminal domain-containing protein: MSGVRDDFLATADSAADLLHDPAVAAAWSGPSALPEFGVAGLAGHLAYQVLAVPQCLSAPVPREPAVPLLEHYARVRWTDAGLDDEINVRIRRGGEETAAQGPAALAASVDAAVRELTAVLASAADRPVRIPLWGPWSLTLDDLLVTRMMELAVHSDDLAVSVGIATPVLLPGAAATVIGLLSRLAVRRHGPTAVLRALSRAERAPATVAAF, encoded by the coding sequence ATGTCCGGCGTACGCGACGATTTCCTGGCCACGGCCGATTCGGCCGCGGACCTGCTGCACGACCCCGCGGTCGCCGCCGCGTGGAGCGGCCCGAGCGCACTGCCGGAGTTCGGCGTGGCCGGCCTCGCCGGTCATCTGGCCTACCAGGTCCTCGCCGTCCCGCAGTGCCTGTCCGCGCCGGTGCCGCGGGAGCCGGCCGTCCCCCTCCTGGAGCACTACGCCCGGGTGCGGTGGACCGACGCCGGCCTCGACGACGAGATCAACGTACGTATCCGGCGGGGCGGCGAGGAGACCGCGGCGCAGGGGCCGGCGGCGCTGGCCGCGAGCGTGGACGCGGCCGTACGGGAACTGACCGCCGTTCTGGCGTCGGCCGCCGACCGGCCGGTGCGCATCCCCCTGTGGGGGCCGTGGTCCTTGACGCTCGACGATCTGCTGGTCACACGGATGATGGAACTCGCGGTGCACTCGGACGACCTGGCGGTCAGCGTCGGCATCGCCACGCCGGTGCTCTTGCCGGGTGCCGCCGCAACGGTGATCGGCCTGCTGTCCCGGCTCGCCGTACGCCGCCACGGCCCGACCGCCGTCCTCCGGGCCCTCAGCCGTGCCGAGCGGGCCCCGGCCACCGTCGCCGCCTTCTGA
- a CDS encoding SulP family inorganic anion transporter: MLSAFKDRAFLRRDLLASLVVFLVALPLCVGVAVASGVPAELGLITGIVGGLVVGAMPGSALQVSGPAAGLTVLVFEAVQEFGLTALGALVLAAGLIQLALGFLRFGRFFRAISVAVVQGMLAGIGLVLLFGQLYTMAGVAQSRSGLEKITGVPRLAAEIVTDGAALTAFAVGAGTVAVLVLWKKLPRRVQVVPAPLAAVALATLVTAVAGLAVPRVRVQGLLAAIQPPGVSDFASLTSLAAVGTVLAFALIASAESLFSAAAVDRMHDGPRTDYDKELMAQGVGNTVCGVLGALPMTAVIVRSSANVQAGAKTALSRFLHGAWLLLFAALLPAAIGVIPLAALAGVLVHAGCKLIPVKELPPLWRAHRGEVVVLAATAVAIVTTNMFEGVILGLLLAVVKIAWETSHIHVDVQEPSDGRLVVTITGYATFLRLPRMLETLEALPPNRIVELDLSQLRHLDHACRTTLENWAERRGTTIGALSEAA; the protein is encoded by the coding sequence ATGCTCTCCGCTTTCAAGGATCGCGCTTTCCTGCGACGCGACCTCCTGGCCTCCCTCGTCGTCTTCCTGGTGGCTCTGCCCTTGTGCGTGGGGGTGGCCGTCGCCTCGGGGGTGCCCGCCGAACTCGGCCTGATCACCGGCATCGTCGGCGGTCTTGTCGTCGGCGCCATGCCCGGCAGCGCCCTCCAGGTCAGCGGGCCGGCCGCCGGCCTGACCGTCCTGGTCTTCGAGGCCGTCCAGGAATTCGGCCTGACGGCCCTCGGCGCGCTGGTCCTGGCCGCGGGCCTGATCCAACTGGCTCTGGGCTTCCTGCGCTTCGGCCGCTTCTTCCGCGCGATATCGGTGGCCGTCGTCCAGGGCATGCTCGCCGGCATCGGACTGGTCCTGCTCTTCGGCCAGCTCTACACCATGGCCGGTGTCGCGCAGTCCCGCTCCGGACTGGAGAAGATCACGGGCGTGCCGCGGCTCGCCGCCGAGATCGTCACCGACGGCGCCGCACTCACCGCCTTCGCCGTGGGCGCCGGCACCGTCGCGGTCCTGGTGCTGTGGAAGAAACTCCCGCGCAGGGTCCAGGTGGTGCCCGCCCCGCTCGCCGCGGTCGCCCTGGCCACTCTTGTGACGGCCGTGGCCGGCCTGGCCGTTCCCCGGGTCCGGGTACAGGGTCTGCTGGCGGCGATCCAGCCGCCGGGGGTCTCCGACTTCGCCTCGCTGACCAGCCTCGCCGCCGTCGGCACGGTCCTCGCCTTCGCCCTGATCGCCTCGGCCGAGAGCCTGTTCAGTGCCGCCGCCGTCGACCGTATGCACGACGGCCCGCGTACCGACTACGACAAGGAACTCATGGCGCAGGGCGTGGGCAACACCGTCTGCGGCGTGCTCGGCGCGCTGCCCATGACCGCCGTCATCGTCCGCAGCTCCGCCAATGTCCAGGCCGGGGCGAAGACCGCCCTCTCCCGTTTCCTGCACGGGGCGTGGCTGCTGCTGTTCGCCGCTCTCCTGCCGGCCGCGATCGGTGTCATCCCGCTGGCCGCCCTCGCCGGTGTCCTGGTCCACGCCGGCTGCAAGCTCATCCCGGTCAAGGAACTGCCGCCGCTGTGGCGCGCCCACCGCGGTGAGGTGGTCGTACTGGCCGCGACGGCTGTCGCCATCGTCACCACCAACATGTTCGAAGGCGTCATCCTCGGCCTGCTCCTCGCCGTCGTCAAGATCGCCTGGGAGACCTCTCACATCCACGTGGACGTCCAGGAACCCTCCGACGGCCGGCTCGTCGTCACGATCACCGGCTATGCGACTTTCCTGCGCCTGCCCCGGATGCTGGAAACGCTCGAAGCGCTTCCGCCCAACCGGATCGTGGAACTCGACCTCTCCCAGCTCCGCCATCTCGACCACGCCTGCCGTACGACGCTGGAGAACTGGGCCGAGCGGCGCGGAACGACGATAGGGGCGCTGTCCGAAGCCGCCTGA